From a single Brassica napus cultivar Da-Ae chromosome C9, Da-Ae, whole genome shotgun sequence genomic region:
- the LOC125592515 gene encoding uncharacterized protein LOC125592515 codes for MGEEFADTMNLDLNLRPGPESDLRPSLNETVNLADWSNDPSERFSEAVTRIITRHRTRFRQLNLPIPIISETHMSIELNQLMGSPVTGAALQTGEGSERGNEDLKMCENGDGAIGDGVSEKKTDVEKSSGSDGNFFDCNICLDLSKEPVLTCCGHL; via the coding sequence ATGGGTGAGGAGTTCGCTGACACAATGAACCTAGATTTGAATCTTAGGCCCGGTCCTGAGTCAGATCTGCGGCCGTCCCTAAACGAAACTGTGAATCTGGCTGATTGGAGTAATGACCCATCCGAGAGATTCTCGGAAGCTGTGACGAGGATCATAACTCGGCATAGGACGCGGTTCAGACAACTTAATCTCCCCATACCAATTATATCTGAAACCCATATGTCTATTGAACTGAACCAGTTGATGGGAAGTCCTGTAACCGGAGCTGCTTTGCAGACTGGCGAGGGTAGTGAAAGAGGCAATGAGGATCTGAAAATGTGTGAGAACGGAGATGGAGCCATTGGAGACGGTGTGTCAGAGAAGAAAACGGACGTGGAGAAAAGCAGTGGCAGCGATGGTAACTTCTTCGATTGTAATATATGTTTGGATTTGTCCAAAGAGCCGGTTCTCACCTGTTGTGGCCATCTTTGA